In the Cerasicoccus sp. TK19100 genome, ATTCACCTCAAAGTCCCCAAGGCTGGCGTATCAACACCCTTAGATGGCATTGTTTGAGTCAATTTTGGCACAACAAAAGCTACTTATTTACTACCAACTTTCCATGTTTTGCAGTAACGTTTCGATCAAAAGATTTAACCCAAAAAAGTATGAGTACCTTCACAACGAAAGACGGAACTTCGATCTATTACAAGGACTGGGGAACCGGTCCGGTCGTCAGTTTCAGTCATGGCTGGCCTCTGACGGCTGATGCCTGGGAAGCCCAGATGTTTCACCTCGCGAGCAATGGCTTCCGTTGCATCGCTCATGATCGCCGAGGCCACGGTCGTTCTAGCCAGCCTTGGCATGGCAACGATATGGATACTTACGCGGACGACCTTGCGCAGCTTTTTGAGTTTCTCGACGTAGACGACGTAATGATGGTCGGGCACTCGACGGGTGGCGGCGAAGTCGCCCGATACATCGGCCGGCATGGAACCCAACGTGTTTCCAAGGCGGTATTGATGGGTGCGGTACCGCCGATCATGTTAAAAACCGAGGCGAACCCGGGTGGTCTTCCCATGGAAGTGTTTGACGGATTTCGCGCTGCCTACATTGCGGATCGTGCTCAGTTTTTCCTGGACGTTGCGACGGGCCCGTTTTTCGGCTTTAACCGGCCAGGAGCGAAAGTTTCCGAAGGACTCATCCGCTCATGGTGGAGCCAGGGGATGATGTCCGGTCACAAGAACGCCTATGACTGCATCAAGGCTTTTTCTGAAACCGACTTCACTGAGGACCTTAAGCAGTTCGACGTGCCGACGCTTATCATCCACGGCGACGACGACCAAATTGTGCCCATTGACGCCTCGGCAAAGCGCGCTGTGCAGTTCGTCAAAAACGCTGAGCTTATTATATATCCTGGCGGGGGACACAGTCTTGGGGATACTGAAAAAGAAAGACTCAATGCCGACCTGCTTGACTTCGCCCGCTCATGAGTTCGAAGGCGTAAACTGACGCTAGATGAATCCATTGGCGCATTGATTTTAAGCCGAAAATCTAAGGGCGGTCGCCATCAGTCAGGTGGCTGCCCAGGTCTACAGGAACAAACGGGGAAATCTTGACCGTGGTGCAAGGGGTTCAGGCGAGAGTCTGTTTTTACGCGGCTCAATGCTTGGTTTTATCAATGTGCCCAGTTGAACTGAGTTTGCCCCGGTGTTTTCTGTCAGTTTGCCCATAGGTTTCGTGCCGCGAAAGGTATAGGCTTCGTGTCAGTTTGCCTAGGTGTTTCGTGTAACGAAAGGTATGGACAAACTGGCAGTTTCCCTATGTGCAAACTCGGATGTCAGTTATTTCCCTTTCAGGAGAGCGACTCTTGTCGCGGAAAATCGTGGATTTGAGTATGGAGTGCGCCAGCCCTCTGGCGCTTTAGCATTTTCAGAGGATTCTTCCCGACTGTAGTCGGTGTTGAACAAAGTAGATACAGAACCTTCTGAAGTATCCACAAAATCCCGAAAGCGCCAGAGGGCTGGCGCACTCCATAACTTGAGCGAATGTGGCGGGTGCCCTGGAGGTATTTTGGTGCCTGCTAGCCTCGCAGCTTGGCGAGGACGTCGAAGAAGTTGGGGAAGGTCTTGGCGCAGCAGCCGGGGTCGTTGATCGTGATCCAGGGGCGGCCGTCGCCGTGAAGGTCGTGGCTGCCGAGGATGCCGAAGCTCATGGCGACGCGGTGGTCCTCATAGGTGTCGATGGCCAGCGGGGCGTCCTTGGTGGCGGCAATGAGGGCGGCCTTATCGGGGTGGACGGTCATGCTGTCGTCGGTCTCGTCAACGCATTGGCCGAGCTTGCGCAGTTCGGTGGCCATGGCGTGGATGCGGTCGGTCTCCTGGTGACGTGTATGGGCTATTCCGGAGATCGTCGTCGGGCCGTCGAGCAGGGGCGTCACCGCCGCCAGCGTGAGGAAGGTGTCCGAGATCGGGTTGAAGTTGATGTCGACTCCGGGCGTCTGGCGCTCGGGGAACTCAGCCACCAGAGCGTTTTCGTCGACATTGAAGAACGCCCCCAGCGGCTGGATCGCCTCGATAAACTTGATATCGCCCTGCAGGCCAATGCCGTAGCAGCGCTCCAGCGTCAACGAGCCGCCGACGACCCAAGGTAGCATTGCGAAGTAGCTGGCCGCCGTGGCGTCGGGCTCCACGACGTAGGCTGGGCGCGGGTAGTAGTAGGTGCCCTCGCCGTTAAAGGTGAAAGGGCCGGTGTCGGACTCGCCCTGTGGCTGCACGCCGAACTGCTCGATCATGGCGAGCGTCATCCCGATAAACGGATGGGAAACGGTGGCACCGGCCAATGAAATCGTCAACGGAGCCGAGGCAAAAGGAGCAATCATCAGCAGCGCAGAGAGGATCTGACTGCTGGCGGAGGCGTCGACGCTCAGTTCGCCACCGGGCATGCCCTTGGTCTTGAGCGTGAAGGGGAAAAAGCCGGGCTCGCCGTGGTATTCCACTTCGGCCGCGCCATGGGCGACCAGCGCATCGAGCAGGCCACGCATCGGGCGCTTACGCATCGGGGCCGAGCCATCGAGCTTGAAAACGCCGTCCGGGCGCAGACAAAGCATGGCGGTCAGGAAGCGGGCGGCGGTGCCGGCGTTGCCAACGTAGATCTCGGCCTCCACATTGGGGATCTTGCCGCCGCAGCCGTTGACGAAAATCGTTTTGCCGGCCTCATCCTCGTCCACGGTGATGCCGAGCGCGCGCAGGGCGTTGGCCATGATTCGGGTGTCGTCGCTGAATAGCGCGCCTTCGAGCGTCAGTGACTCCCGCGAGAGCGCCGCGAGGATGAGCGCGCGGTTAGTAATGCTCTTCGAGCCGGGCAGGGTGACGCGGCCGCCAACGGGACGCGTAAAAGGCTGAATGGTCAAAGGATCGGTCATGGCAAAAGCAAGCAGTCAATCGACTGCGGTCACGGCTTCAAGCTTGAATGGGGTGGGTTTGCGTTCCGCTACATCTTCGACTTAAACTGGGCGCGGACGTCTTTGGTCTGCAGGGCCCAGATAGCGTAGCCGCCGCCGATGACCATGAGGATGCTAATCAACCAGAACATAATAAGCTGCGGGGTGGAAGCACCGCTGAGGGCGTCCGGGGTCCGCAGGACCATGATGATCTTACCCGCCGTGAAGATCACAAACACGTAGGCACAGGACAGGGCGAACGTACGCCACATGGCTTTGCGCTTAAGCAGGCCCCAACCAACGACCAGGAACACCATCAGGAAGTTCGGGGCGGCGAGGGGTTCGTAGATAAATGCCTGAACCGTCTGGATCAACGCCAACGCGCCAATAAAGATGAAAGCCCAAGCCACATAGACCAGGTGGTTTGTCTTTTTCTTTTCTTTCAGAGGTGCAGTTTCTGTCTCGGTAGGCTTTGGATCGTTTTCCATTACTTATAATCATGCAGGCAAAGCCCGCGCGGCGCTAGACTTTTTTCAGCGCCAAGCAGGGTTATACGTATTCCAGTGCGTTGCGACCGAGAAGGCGTTCTTTGGCCTCGATACAAAGACCGATGAAGGTTTCTTCAAATAAAGTCAGCTCGTGTTGGCGCGCCCAGTAGAAAGCCCACTTGCGTGTGGGGCCGCCCTCAGCAATGGGGCGGAAAGTCAGGCTGCCAACGGACTCATGAGTCGCGGCGACCCATTTTGGGGCAAAGGCGAGGCCTTGGCCGATCTTCACCATTTCGATGATGGCCTCCATACTGCCGACCTCGATTAACTCCGCGGGGCGGACGCCCTGACCGTGCAAGCGATCCTTGATGATGGCATCGGTCGGATTGTTCCCGCCATAAAGGTGAAGTGTCTCACCGCTGAGGTCGTTGAGGTCGATGATCTCCTTAGATGTCAGCGGGTGAAAAGGTGGCATGACGATCATCAGCTCGTCTTCGAACCAGTCGAGCGATTCCAAGTCGGCGGCGTCGGCTCCCACGCCAAAGGCGAGGACGAGGTCGATGTCGTTGTGGCGCAGTTGCTCCACGTTCTGCTTGCTGGGTGCCGGGTTGATGCTGATCGTGCAGCTGGGAAAGCTTTGCTTAAATTCGCGGATGATCTCGGGCAGCACGATGTGGGCGCAGGCCGGGGTGGCACCAACGCGGAGTCGGCCACGGCCCCAGCCATCGAAGTTGCCAATGCGCTCGCGCATGGATTCCAGGCGGGCCAGGATTTCGGTGGCTTCGCGTATAATATACTCGCCGGGCTCGGTCGGGCGGATGCGCCGGCCCTCGCGTTCAAACAGGCGGTGACCGACGTCAGTTTCCAGCGCTTTGACGGCGTGGCTGACGGCGGACTGCGTCAAATGTAGTGATTTGGCAGCCTCGGTGAAGCTCCGTGTTCGCGCGACGGCGACGATGGTCATCAGTTGTCTTGTGTCCAATGGAGCTATCATGGCATGGAACTGGCTAGCAAGCGCCATACCATTCATGGCGCAAACGACAGATAAAACTGACACAATGAAAATTGGGTTGGTGCGGCTTCTTGATGCCGCGCCCTATATTTTGGCGGGTGAGTTGGGCTATTACCAGGAGGTCGGGCTCAAAGTGAAGCTCACGTGGGAGCTTGGTTGGGCCACGATTAAGCACAAAATTGCTTATGGGGATTTAGACGCTGCTCACGCACTGGCCCCGCTGCCGCTGTCGATATCAATCGGTTATGAGGTCGCCGCTCGCGCGTGCAAGGCGCTGATGGTCACCAGTCGTCTGGGCAATGGGATTACGCTTTCCAACAATATTCGCGCGCGCGGGGTAAATAGCGCCGACGATTTCCGCGCGGAGGTCCGCTCAATGCGGGGGCAACGCCTGTACAAGCTGGGGGTGGTCTCGATGGACTCCTGTCACTGCTTTTTGCTGAAACAGTGGCTGACCAGCATTCGGCTGGACCCGGATCGCGACGTCAAGATCGTCGTCATTCCGCCGGGCCAGGCAGTGCGCAATCTTCGCGCCGGCACGCTGGATGGCTACTGTGTGGGTGAGCCCTGGAACAGCTTGGCAGTCCGTGAGGGCCTGGGCTGGACGGTGGCCATGAGCAATGACCTTTCACCGAATCACCCGGAAAAGGTGCTGCTCGCGCTCAAGTCGAAGATCGACGAGCGGCCCGCGCAATACAAGGCGCTCGTGGCCGCATTGACTAAGGCTTGCGCCTACTGCGCCGACCCGGAAAATATTACCCGGGTGGCTCGTCAAATGCGCCGCGTGCAGGTGTTGGGCAGTACGGCCCAAGGCGCGGAAAAGATTTTGCGCGGCGAGTATGACCGCGGAACCGGGCTGGGCGTGATGCCGGAGCCGGTTATTGACTTTTGCAAGAACGGCCAGACGCATATCTCTGCGGCCGATGTTGCCTGGATATCGCTCAGCGCCAAACAGGCGGAGTGGGGCGGTGTATCCTCGGAAGCCTTGATGAAAGCCGCTTCCAGCGCCTACGAACAAGCCGAGTAGTGGGCGTTTTCGACCGCTTGGGTCGGAATTGGCATGAATTTCGTGCCTATAATTTACCATTAGCGTGAATCTGCTGTGTTAAATTATCCATGAGGCGCGTTCATGTGCTTTCTGAATATTACAAGAGACGTTTCATGGCCAGATTTTGTGCGGTTTGCGCGATAGATGAATTTAATTCATGAATCGCATGAGATTAATGACCGATTGATTACGTGGGACTTACGTTATTTGGCATGTGCGGTGCAATAATTGGCACGAACAACTTTTGCACCGCTAACTTGCCAAATAACACACTCATGAAACGCACTCTCATCAACACCGCCGCTGCACTCGCCATTGGTATCACCTCGGTTTACGCCGATCTGAACCTCGAAAAGGATGAGCTCAAGTTTGGCTTTATTAAACTCACTGACTGCGCGCCACTCGTCATCGCTAAGGAAAAGGGCTTCTTTGAGGATGAAGGCATCCAGGCTGAAGTCATTGCCCAGCCCAACTGGAAGACGCTGCTCGACAACGTAATCAACGGCAATCTGGACGGCGCGCATATGCTCTCCGGCCAACCCATTGCGGCCACAATCGGCATCGGCACCCAGGCGGACGTCATTACCGCCTTCACGATGGATCTCAACGGCAACGGCATCACGGTTTCCAACGCCGTTTGGGAAGAAATGCAGTTTAACGACCCGGCTCTGGACACGCCCACGCCCAAGCACCCGATTTCCGCCAAGGCTCTCAAGCCTATCGTCGATGAAAAGCTAGACGCTGGTGAAAAGCTCCAGATGGGTATGGTGTTTCCGGTCTCCACGCACAACTACGAGCTGCGTTACTGGTTGGCCGCATCGGATATCCATCCGGGCATGTATACTGAGTCTGACACCGGCGGTCGCACCGATGCCGAGGTCGAGCTGTCCGTGACGCCCCCGCCGATGATGCCGACCGTGCTCGAAGCGGGTAACATTCAGGGCTACTGCGTGGGCGAACCGTGGAACCAGCAAGCCGTTGCCAAGGGCATCGGCGTCCCCGTGACCACCAACTACGACGTCTGGAAAAATAATCCCGAAAAGGTCTTCGGCGTGACCCAGGAGTGGAACGACGCCAACCCGAACACCCACGTCGCAGTGGTTAAGGCGCTGATCCGCGCGGGTAAGTGGCTCGATGAAAAAGACGCCGACGGCAACTTCGTCAACCGCGAGGAGGCAGTCCGCATCTTGTCCCAGCCGAACTATGTGGGTGCCGACTACGACGTCATCAAGAATTCCATGACCGGCACGTTCATCTTCCAAAAGAGCGACGTCCGCGAAATGCCGGAGTTCAACGTGTTCTTCGATCACTACGCGACTTACCCTTGGTATAGCGAT is a window encoding:
- a CDS encoding CmpA/NrtA family ABC transporter substrate-binding protein — its product is MKRTLINTAAALAIGITSVYADLNLEKDELKFGFIKLTDCAPLVIAKEKGFFEDEGIQAEVIAQPNWKTLLDNVINGNLDGAHMLSGQPIAATIGIGTQADVITAFTMDLNGNGITVSNAVWEEMQFNDPALDTPTPKHPISAKALKPIVDEKLDAGEKLQMGMVFPVSTHNYELRYWLAASDIHPGMYTESDTGGRTDAEVELSVTPPPMMPTVLEAGNIQGYCVGEPWNQQAVAKGIGVPVTTNYDVWKNNPEKVFGVTQEWNDANPNTHVAVVKALIRAGKWLDEKDADGNFVNREEAVRILSQPNYVGADYDVIKNSMTGTFIFQKSDVREMPEFNVFFDHYATYPWYSDGIWFLTQMRRWGQITESKPASWYFATAEKVYKPSIYLQAATLLLEEGLIENDDIPWNTDGYKPATTEFIDGVEYDGRDPIGYVNSHKIGNKDPEGLAAK
- a CDS encoding alpha/beta fold hydrolase, which gives rise to MSTFTTKDGTSIYYKDWGTGPVVSFSHGWPLTADAWEAQMFHLASNGFRCIAHDRRGHGRSSQPWHGNDMDTYADDLAQLFEFLDVDDVMMVGHSTGGGEVARYIGRHGTQRVSKAVLMGAVPPIMLKTEANPGGLPMEVFDGFRAAYIADRAQFFLDVATGPFFGFNRPGAKVSEGLIRSWWSQGMMSGHKNAYDCIKAFSETDFTEDLKQFDVPTLIIHGDDDQIVPIDASAKRAVQFVKNAELIIYPGGGHSLGDTEKERLNADLLDFARS
- a CDS encoding LysR family transcriptional regulator — protein: MDTRQLMTIVAVARTRSFTEAAKSLHLTQSAVSHAVKALETDVGHRLFEREGRRIRPTEPGEYIIREATEILARLESMRERIGNFDGWGRGRLRVGATPACAHIVLPEIIREFKQSFPSCTISINPAPSKQNVEQLRHNDIDLVLAFGVGADAADLESLDWFEDELMIVMPPFHPLTSKEIIDLNDLSGETLHLYGGNNPTDAIIKDRLHGQGVRPAELIEVGSMEAIIEMVKIGQGLAFAPKWVAATHESVGSLTFRPIAEGGPTRKWAFYWARQHELTLFEETFIGLCIEAKERLLGRNALEYV
- the aroA gene encoding 3-phosphoshikimate 1-carboxyvinyltransferase, which codes for MTDPLTIQPFTRPVGGRVTLPGSKSITNRALILAALSRESLTLEGALFSDDTRIMANALRALGITVDEDEAGKTIFVNGCGGKIPNVEAEIYVGNAGTAARFLTAMLCLRPDGVFKLDGSAPMRKRPMRGLLDALVAHGAAEVEYHGEPGFFPFTLKTKGMPGGELSVDASASSQILSALLMIAPFASAPLTISLAGATVSHPFIGMTLAMIEQFGVQPQGESDTGPFTFNGEGTYYYPRPAYVVEPDATAASYFAMLPWVVGGSLTLERCYGIGLQGDIKFIEAIQPLGAFFNVDENALVAEFPERQTPGVDINFNPISDTFLTLAAVTPLLDGPTTISGIAHTRHQETDRIHAMATELRKLGQCVDETDDSMTVHPDKAALIAATKDAPLAIDTYEDHRVAMSFGILGSHDLHGDGRPWITINDPGCCAKTFPNFFDVLAKLRG
- a CDS encoding CmpA/NrtA family ABC transporter substrate-binding protein, which produces MKIGLVRLLDAAPYILAGELGYYQEVGLKVKLTWELGWATIKHKIAYGDLDAAHALAPLPLSISIGYEVAARACKALMVTSRLGNGITLSNNIRARGVNSADDFRAEVRSMRGQRLYKLGVVSMDSCHCFLLKQWLTSIRLDPDRDVKIVVIPPGQAVRNLRAGTLDGYCVGEPWNSLAVREGLGWTVAMSNDLSPNHPEKVLLALKSKIDERPAQYKALVAALTKACAYCADPENITRVARQMRRVQVLGSTAQGAEKILRGEYDRGTGLGVMPEPVIDFCKNGQTHISAADVAWISLSAKQAEWGGVSSEALMKAASSAYEQAE